GAAGTTTGATTAAGACCAGCATGTCCTGTGCCACATCGACCTGCTTTGCGGAAAAAGAAATCTTCTGCCGGAGCGGCCATGCTCCCACCTTATAAGAAGTTGAAGTTCAACTAACCTAAAAATCCGAACGAGGGTAAAGTCTTATCGTAATAAGTTCACCTTCATTCGGATTTAATAGGGGCTAAAACTCTTTTGTACCAGCCCCGTTTTCAGGTGTAGGAATGGATGAATTCCTGATCCTGTTTATTTTTGATTTTCCAATGTCTATGGTTATGGATCGATACAGGTCCATAATTACGTAAACCTTTTTGGTTTCCCGTTGAAATAATCGATACATTCGGCTTTTCTGGGCGGTATATTTCAAGTGGTTCATCCGTTAAGAAGCGTTTGAGATTTTCCGCGAGTACGGTCTCTTGTTTCCTTGGAGACCCTTTTTTCTTCGCATGAGAGAATTCATCTATACCTGTTACGTGTCCGGCTGCAGCGAAAATATAATCAAAGTTTTTTAATTGCATCGTCGGCTGTACAAGTACCCTTCCCTCTTCATCTGCTGCTATACCTGAAGCGTCAAAAATCCCCGCTTTAGAAGCTCCTCCAAGCCAAAGAACTCCAGTATTCCTCACTTTATTGCCTAGATTGGTGAGTATAAACGAATCTTCGATGATGTCTGCAGTTTCATTTTCCCAAACGCGGACACCTCTTTTAGTGAGAAGGCTGCGAAGTCTATTGGATAGAGGGCTGGAAGTATTCCACGTTTTATCTGAAGTTAACAACCGCACATCGCCCGGAATATTTCGGTTGTTTTTGTACGATTGCATAGCGAATGCAACTTCTATTCCTGACGTTCCTCCTCCAATAATCAAAGGATGGTTCGTCTGTTTCAGCTTATCGATTTGCTTATACAATGGATCAGCGGTCCTTTCTATACCTGTCCCTTCACTTGGTTTTAGGAGACTGCTTTCCCCCATATCAAAGCTAATGACATCAAAGGGGTAAACAGTGTCATCGGAACATACCAGCTTTTTCTGCCGGGGATATACAACAGAAGGGATTTTTTTAATGAATTGACCGCCTGCCCTCGCCAGCAATGATTCAGCATTAACACGTATATCTTCCGCAGAATAAATTCCTTCTATATATCCGGATAGCATTCCCTTGTGTTCGTAATAGCTCGATGGTGAGATTAGACAGACATCAACACCCTGCCAGCTGCCTTCAGCCATCGATCGGAGCACTTCCAGATGAGCAGGGCCCGACCCTATTAACAGCATTCGCTTTGACACATTTCAGCCCCCTTCCCTAGATAAAAACATCCACATGGAACTTGACCATGTGGACGCGACAGTTAAAGGTGTTTTTGCAAAAATTCCTCAACCTCTTCAGGAGTTTTTGCATAAGCACTGTGTAAATGAGCGAGTTTATCCCCTTGTTTAAACACGAGCAGACTAGGAATGCCCATCACTTCATATTGTTCAGCTGCTTCCGGCAGTTCATCCCGGTTTACTTCGTACCATTGATACTCCTTGTATTCCGTCAATATATCACCGATAAACATATCCATTCTCCGGCAATCCGGACACCAGTCCGCTTGAAACTTAACAATAACCGGCTGTTCACTCGAAATGATTTGATTAAATGCTTCCATTGTATGAATCGGTTCCATGATGTAATTGCTCCTTTGTTAAAAGTATTCTCTATTATCTTAAAAAATCTATTCCTGTTTGTCCTGCCACACGCTTACGAATATTCGACGCGTCCAAGCAGCCAGGCAGCAAGCAGACCGGCGATAAAGGTAACCCCGCTTACAAACCACATCAGATTGCTTTCCGGCAGTCCTGGAAAAATAACAAAAACGGATCCGATCACAAACCCAATGATCAGCGCGAACGTCCCTGAGGTGTGGTGCTCCAGGAAATAATTGATGATTTTACTCATAAAGATTAACCCTAAAGCAACCCCTAAGCCTACAACTGCGATAATATCGATTCTCAGCTCAGAAATACCATGAATAACGGTAGTATATACTCCTATAATTAACAAAATAAAAGACCCGCTGATCCCTGGAAGAATCATGGCGCTGCTAGCAATCCAGCCGGAGAAGAATAAAAACACATACGTGGCTAGTGTAAGGTTCTGCATCGGTTCCGATTCGTTCGCCTGAAAGAATGCCAGCGATCCGACAATCACTACTCCGATCAGAAAAATGAGATAGTGCCGGCTGGTAAAATTATGTTTTACATCCGCTTTATGCGAAAGAAACGGGACGACTCCAATGATCAGTCCTAAAAAGAAAAATTCAGTTGGCCCGGGATAATGGCCAAACAGCCACTCGATCAGTTTAGACAGCATTAATATCGAAATGCCAACCCCGATTCCCAGTGGAAGTAAAAACTTTAAATGCTTCTTCCACTCCCGGCTGAAGAATCCATTGATAGCTTCGATCAGTCGATCATAAATTCCTAAAACGACCGCTATTGTTCCGCCGCTCACACCCGGCACGACGTCACTTGCACCCATCAGGATGCCGCGGTAAATGTTTTTCCATTCCCACATGTATTTCGAACTCCTTTATTTCATTCTCTCTCTTTCCCTCTTACATTCTACCAGACATTGATATGATTTTATGTCACTTTGTTAGATTTGTCCAAAAAAACAAGCCTGAAAAACAACTCAATCTTTGCTGTTATCAGGCTAAATAGTCCAGCGGTTCTCCACATGCATTCGCAAGCTTCTTGGCCTGCTGATGAAAGTATTCATAATCAAGCTCTTCCAGTTCTTCCACGTCGACCGCCTTGATCATGTATTCCCCAAACCGCCACACATCTTTTCTGACTTCCGCACCGTCTACAACCGCAATCTTGTACAAGGCCTCAAGTACGCCGTTCATCACTGACAAATCATGTCTGCCGTAAATTCTTATTTGATAAAAGCTTTTATACAAGTATTCCCTGTATGGTTTGGGTTCCAGTATAAGCCTAAGATCCTGGTTATGATCAGCATAATAACGAATTGGAATGAATTGCTGACCGAGTTCCGCCAGTAACGAACCAATTCTATTAATACAATTCACAGCGGTATGAGGATCATTAATACTCGGAGAAATCGATTTAACTGCAATCTCTACAAGCTTTTGAATCGAAAACTCAATATCCTGGATATCCGTCCGCTCATTCCCTATGAGAAGGAATTGTAAACAGTATTCAGGAGAGAATTCATCCGATTCATTGTTTTGAATGTAATAAAAAATCGGCATTCCTTTTTGGATATAGTGCCCGATAAAAAAGTCCGCTTCTAGCAGAACATCATTTTCTTTAGCCCAAGCCATTAATGGCTTGATTTGAACCCCCTGTACATAACCAGATTGCTCAGCATAAATAACTCTCCGATTCGCACTTCGTATGTGGTCCACTTCTTCTTGATCCCACACGCTGCTTTCTTCATAATCTTTTTCTTCAAACGTTTTCTTAATAATTTTGGAAGTACTGAGACGTATTTGACCGATTAGATTGTTGACTTTAACGAATTGAGAGGAGTGATGGATAAACAATATAAAAAAAGCTAAACAAATAATAGATATGATTACGGTAAGAAACGGGCTGATAAGTCCCTTACTCTGTTCCTTTCCAAGCAGAAGTAAATTCACGAGTGAAAATATAAACCCGAAAGAATAAACTCCAAGTACATGCTGGGTAAAGCGGCTTCTCATAAAGTCCTGAAGCGTCCTTGGTGAGAACTGGGTCGTATAAGTTGTTAACACGACCATAATGGTCGAAAAACTAATCGTCGTCATCGTAAGGATTGAAGTAATCAATGACCCGTACAAGGTTTGAGCCACACTTTTATTCGTAAGAAAAACCGACGGGATGTTCTTTTCGAACTTAGGGACTAGCAAAAAGTCCGCTACGCTGACCAAACTGACTGCAGCCAGCGAAATTAATCCATATACCGCTGGTAAAAACCAAAAGCTGTCTCTCACATGAACCCACATTTTTTCTTTATTCATATATCCGCCTTCTTTCTATAATTCTACACCCCGCCTTTTACCTGAGCAGCCTCCCTTTAAACTGGGAAAATCTGTGCCTCTCAGTAAAGGAGCTTTTCGAGCCAGACGTGCGTGCGGTCATAATGAATCAGTGACTGCTTCAGCCATTCCTTCTGACGCTCATTTAGATGCGGAAAGATGTTATTAAAATCATCTTCATCCTTTTGCTTTGTATATTTCGCTTTATAAAGCAGGACGATTTCTGGATTTAAGTACGGAATACCCATTTCTGAATGCAACTGCATCCGTTCAATAGGGAATGTTATTTCTTTATCTCTCCTAAAGCAAAACAGGTCTCTCTTCCGCTCATTTAATAGAAGCTCCACCTCTTCTCCAGCTGGGTTGATGACATGAAGTTCATGAATCGGCGCTTCCAAATAGGTTTTTTGATCCCATAAAAACGCCTCTCCATTGCTGTAGAAATAGGCTTCCCACCCTTTCAGCACCGGAATCAAACTCAGCTGGTCATTGCGGAATACTGCAACCTCAATATCTTCATGACTGCGAGTTTCCTCGCCAATATGTAAATCAATCGCCCACCCTCCAGCCACCATCCATTTTCCTTGAAAAGACTTCAACCATTTCTTGATTTCCAGGCATCGGTCAAACATAGTCTCCCACCTTTCCCCTAGTATTCTTTCCATTTATCTCCACTCTATGACGCTAAATGGCTATTTTCGTTCTTTATAGCAATGATTGTTTTATTAACTAAGCACATTTGGTATAATTTTTTGAAACTGGCAAGTGTTTAAGTAAGGATGAATAGGGAATTAGTTAAAACACGTTATTATCCTTATCCTTCTTAATACTTAGAACAACGTTTTCCCACATTTATATTTTAAGATAAGGGTAATTTCAATCTATTAATGAAAGGATCCATACTTATGAACAAACAGATGCTCACCCCGGTTTTCATTATTTCTGCTATCGTAGTGACTATTTTAGTAATCATCGGGGCCATCAACCCTAGTGGGTTTGGTGCTGTAGCTACTCAATTATTTAACTTCACCACAATTAATTTCGGTTGGTTTTATCTGCTCTCCGTCTTTATGTTTGTCCTCTTTTTAGCCGCCCTGGCAATCAGCAAATACGGCAAGATCCGTCTCGGTCCTCCTGACTCGCGGCCGGAATATCCTTTCTTTACGTGGATCGGTATGCTTTTCTCTGCCGGATTTGGCGCGGGTCTTGTATTCTGGGGAGTCGCTGAACCGATGAGCCACTACTTTAAAACTCCCTTCCAAGGTCTTGAGGGTCAGACAGATGAAGCCGCACGTGTAGCCATGGGCTACGCCTTCTTTCACTGGGGAATCAGCCAGTGGTCGGTTTTTGCTATTGTGGGCATGATGATCGCATTTCTTCAGTTTAGAAAAAATAAAAATGGACTCGTTTCGACTGCTGTAGAACCTGTCCTCGGGAAAAACAAAACTGTAAAAACGATCATTGACTCCCTGGCGGTTATTGCTACTGTAATGGGGATTGCAACTTCACTCGGCTTAGGTATTCTGCAAATGAACGGCGGCTTAAAAGCCGTATTTGATGTTCCAAATTCGATTACGATTCAATTGATCATTACCTTCTGCCTGCTCGTTTTATACTTACTATCATCGAGTTCCGGTTTGAATAAAGGGATTAAGTGGCTGAGTAATATTAACTTAGGGCTTTGTCTGGTGCTGCTCGCTTTTGTCTTTATCGCTGGACCGACCGTGTTTATTCTGAACGGGTTTACTTTAGGAATCGGCGATTACATTACGAACTTTGTTCAATACAGCCTTCGCCTCACGCCTTATGAAGGAGGAGACTGGCTGCGCGAATGGACGATCTTCTATTGGGCATGGGTTATTGCCTGGTCACCATTCGTTGGAGCGTTTGTGGCACGTGTATCCAGGGGAAGAACGATACGCGAGTTTATCTTCGGTGTACTGGTTGTACCTCCGGCTATCGCCTGCTTGTGGATTGCTACCTTTGGCGGAACGGCGCTGAACAGCGACTTAAATCACGGCACGAAAATTGCCGAAGCAGTGAACAACGATGTAACCGTTGCCCTGTTTGAAACCTACTCCCACTTGCCTATGACAGGAATCATGTCACTACTTTCTATCTTGCTGATCGCAACCTTCTTAATTACATCTGCTGACTCAGCTACTTATATATTAGCAAGTATGACATCCAATGGGGATTTAACACCTGCCCTGCCGATTAAGATTATCTGGGGGGTCCTCATGGCTGCTATTGCAGCTGTATTACTCGTTGCCGGCGGATTAAATGCCTTGCAGACCGCATCACTTGTTTCTGCCTTGCCATTTACAGTAATTATTATCATATTTGTTTACGCTTTTACGAAAATCATCAGGCAGGAGCCAGTGCCTGAACGAAGACTGAAAAGCGAGCGGGACAAACAGAAAAGAAGTTCATAATTAACAAGGGCCTGTGACAAAAGTGTTTTAGCCATAATAAAAATCCGGATGAAGGTGAACTTATTCTGATAAGATTTCACCATCATCCGGATTTTTCAGGTAGGTAAACTTCAAATTCTACTTAGGATAGATAGATTGACTGCTCGTGTCATAAACCCACTCTTTCTCTAATTCTATCCATGTGTTCAGCTGCTTCTTTCCGTACTTTACTCCCTCCATCTTTTAAACATTTATCGATCTCGTCTGTATTCTCCAGTAAGTGCCGGTACTTAACTCTAGGACCAGCAATCACACGGTTCATCACTAAAAACAACTCTTCTTTGATTTCTCCGTATCCGATCCCCTTTTGAAACGCATGGGCCATTTGCTCGGTTTCTATAGGAGTGGCAAATTCACGGAAAAGAGTGAATAATGGCGATCCTTCTCTGTCCTTAGGAGCTTCCGGCGGCAAAGAGTCTGTTACAATCCTTTTCACAAGCTTATGCAGCGATTTTTCCTCCGTAAACAGTGGAATGGTGTTTCCATAACTCTTACTCATCTTCCTCCCGTCCAGCCCGGGAATAATTTCTGATCCTTCCGCAAATACCGGCGTAGGAAGATCAAAGGTCGAACCATATAAACGATTAAACGATTCTCCAATATCCTTCGCCATCTCCAAATGCTGCCTGTTATCTTTTCCTACAGGAACTTCAGAACCGTTAAAGAGAAGAATATCCGCTGCCATGAGAATGGGGTAGTTAAACAACCCCATATTTACTCCGTCATCTCTATCTCTCCCTTCGCGGTTGTTCTGTTCCACTTGCGCTTTATAAGCATGCGCCCGGTTCATCAGGCCTTTGCCAGTTACGGAGCTGAGTATCCAATGAAGTTCAGGCAGTTCTTTAATATCGGATTGACGATAAAACAAGGAACGCTCAGGGTCAAGGCCGAGTGCCAGCCACGCAGCGGCCACCTCATAGGTCAGACTCTTAAGCTTGGAGCGGTTATGAATAGAGTTCAAGGCATGTAAATCAGCTATGAAATACATAGATTGGTGCTCTTCTTCTGCTGCAAGCTTTAAAGCAGGCTTAATTGCTCCTAAATAATTTCCTACATGGGGAGTTCCAGTCGGTTTAATACCTGTGATGATTCGCTTCATTGAATTCACTCCTTTATTCATTTTTTGTATAAAAAAGAGCCCTCCTCCTAAAAAGGACGAGAGCTCCCGTGGTGCCACCTTTATTCACACTTGTAGTTGTGTGCACTAACATTTACAGCTGTCACTGTAACCTCTCTTGTATCGGTAAGAGTTCCTCCGCTGCTCCTACTGCTATTTTCAGCGCAGCTGCTCCAAAGCCCATTCAATGACTGCCCCTGCTGATTCCCACCTGCCATCAGCTCTCTGAAAAAGGCGGTGTCATTTACTCCTCTTCTTCATCGCTCTAAGTATGAAATTAAAAAAATCATATGGTAAAAGCGCTGTTTTGTCAATTGGAATTAAAAGATGGTGACTATTAAATACCATACATTTCCGAGCACCAGCAGTGATACAAGGGCTTTTTCAGTTACAGAGCCCGTTTTAAATGCAGCTGGGAACCGAAAGTACTTTTTTGAGAATGGAAAGAATATCGGAATGCCTTTCTTTGTCAGGAAATCTGCAAACAAATGTGAAACTGCACCGATGATAAATCCTGTAAGCAAAAACAAAGGTACATGGAAGACTCTTTCGATGATGCCGCTGTAAACGGCAAGTAAAGCAAGGAACAGCAGCGAATGGGTCATGTTTCGGTGACTTCTAACCATAATCAGGATCGGGAGCATTAAGAGGACATAAAACTTCAGCTGTTGTCTGTACACATCAAAGAATTCCGGCGCAAATAAAAATCCCAGCAAAGCGAGTGTGAATAGAAGCATAATCCCCCGCCAAAATTTTTGGCCCAATTTAGAGCTCGGTGTGTCGATGTCTGGAATTAAAGCTCCGAAAAGTACAAATACCAGATAAAGAACCGTCTGAAAAGGACTCTCCGGCATTAATTCGACTTGAGGCAGCAGAGTCATCGCCCCTATGCCAAAAGTAAAGCCCACCACCTGGTGTCCTGTTGCCATCATGTTGAAATCATCCTTACTATCAAAGTCGCTATCTATTTCATTATCGCAAATTTGAAAGAAAAAAGGAATTTATCCAATCTAAAAAACCCGCCTGTCCAGCGGGTTACTGCCTGGGATTAGCAATCTTTCTCAGGAAGTCCCAACATTTGAAATTTAGGTCCTTCCATCGTTTGTTTGCCTTCAATTGTTAGATTTTTAGTTAAGTGAACGATCTTCTTATCAATAGCTACAGGAATAGAGTTAACTTGGTGCAGTTCATCATCAGCCTCAGGTGCACCGAGCATTAACCCGATATCAGGTTCGCCGCATCCATAACCGGCAAAAAAGATTCGCAGACACTCTGCTTGTTCATCTTCTAATAACTGGTCGAGTAAATCACGGGCTTGATCTGTAATTTTCATAATGATCTCTCTCCTTCGACTATAAAAGTATCACAATTAGTCCCTGGATATGAACCAAAACCTCTTGTCATTATGCCCGTAACCTTATTTCTTTAATATATGTAGTTAATAAAAAGGATCTCCAGAAAACCATTCTGGAGACCCCGACCTTCATTAGACAGCTTTAGGCTTTAATTCAACATCAATGTTCCCACGAGTGGCTTTGGAGTAAGGGCAGACTTGGTGGGCATCGTTCGTCAACTCTTCTGCTTCTTCCTGGGAAACGCCGTTTATTTCGACGTTCAATACTACTCCAATTTTAAACCCATTATCTGCCGGGTCTTTTAAAAAGCTGACCTCTGCTGTAGTTGTAGAATCAATGTCTTTCTTTTTCTTGCCGGCCACTAAATTCAGGGCCCCATCGAAACAAGAAGCGTAAGTAGCAGCAAATAATTGTTCCGGATTTGAACCTTTTTCATCACCTTCCCCAGGCATAACCAGGTTCAGATCAATTAAGCCGTCCTCAGATTTTACATGACCGTTACGTCCATTTTTTGCTGTGGCACTGGAAGTAAACATTACATCACTCATGCTATCACTCCTTGAATTTATTAACTCTTCACAGTCCTTATGTACCTCAACTCTCAAACAATCAAACCTTTCTCTTACTCGTCAAGCCGATACTCCTCTTTTAAGGATTCAGGCGCCAATTTCACTAGGAGCTGCAGAACGAAGGTGAAGACGGTAAGGTCATCGATTAATCCTAACGCGAATAGAAAGTCAGGGATCACATCCCAGGGAAACAACAGATACCCTCCCATGAGAAGGATGGAAAACCATTTCTTTTGTCTGCTTACTTTTTCAGAACGGAAAAACTGTATAAAGAAAGGGATCGATTTTTTTATTTGAAATACAAATTTTATCCGTTTCCATAACCTTATCATAGAAATCTCCTTCCTAAGAACGGGCTGGCTCAAGGGATTTAAACCCAGTTAGTCACAATTGCTTAAATAATACGTATGCTTTAACATAATGATTGTAATGAGGCATTATACCCTGCATACACTCAGTACCTTCGCACATTCTAATTATAACTCTCACTGTTCTAACTTGTCCTTCTAGATATTTCACCAGACACATCGAGATGAATGAACCATCCCGATTATTAAAAGGGGAGAATTTTCATGGAAATACTTTTATTGAACGGGACCATTGTCGGAAAAAAAACGAGAACACTGCTTGAGGAAATTGAAAAGGATATCCTTGAACTTCCCCAAAAGCATGATACTAAACTTGTAAATCTCGAAGATTACGATATGCAGTTCGTTGATGGAAGGCCTATAGATCAATACAACGATGATATGCAGACATTGATTAAAGAAATGGAAACGGCTGATGCGTACGTAATCGCCACTCCTATTTTTCAAGGCTCCATACCAGGAACATTAAAAAATTTATTCGATGCGGTTTCCCCGTTAGCCATGCGATATAAACCAGTTTCCATTGTTGCCAATGGTGGAACACTACAGCACCATCTGGTGATAGAAAATCAACTTAAACCGATACTTAACTATTTTCGCTGTATGGTTACTCCTAACTACGTCTACACCCATACAAACCATTTTTCCACCCAGGGTGAACTGATCGATGAAGATGTAAGAAGCCGTCTGAAAGAAATGACGAAAGTTTTCAATCAGTACTTAAATATGAGTAAATCGTTGGAATCAGATAAATAATGAAAAGCCCGTTTCCCCTTAAATAGAGGGAACGGGCTTTTCTATACATAATTTAAGACTTTATTTACGTACTTTTGCGTTTCTTCAAATGGAGGAACTCCGCCATACTTGTCAACGTTTCCCGGTCCGGCATTATACGCAGCCAAAGCAAGCTGCTTATTTCCGTTGTATCGTTCGAGAAGTTGTTTTAAATATTTTGTTCCCCCATAATATTTTGTTCTGAATCGAATGGGTTTGATACGCCAAGTCCTTTAGCCGTTTCAGGCATCAACTGCATGAGCCCCTGAGCCCCTACTGAGCTTACAGCCTTTGGGTTGAAACTTGATTCGGCACTCACGACTGAACGAATCAGGCTTTCGTCTACCCCATAGGTTTGAGCTGCCTTATTTATGTAAGCATCAATATCTGAACGATCAGGGGTTGAGTCATTGGTCTTTACCATATTAACAACCGGAAGAGCTTTCGTTTGAAACAAAGGCATTTGACTAGGTACTGGATTAGCAGCAGGGCCCGCTCCATAAGATTTAGCCAGGGCAGCTTCCAGCATACTTTGAAATGCACGATCGGAAACCCCGCTTGAAAGCGAACGGTCATTCGCAGTACTCATTGCCGACATGGCTTGCATTTGAATCAAAAACTCCACGTTCTTAAATTCCATGGATCCACCTCATTATGATTATTACCTTTATCTTACCTCATTCGATCCCCTTCGACAATGGAATCTAGTTATTTTTAACACATGTTCCAATTCAACCCAAAACTTGAGAAAAAATAAGTTTATTAGACATATTTAATTGAACAATTGCCACGGAATTTTCCCAAAGATGTACACCCCTGTTCAGTGATATAATGGACTTAACCAAATGGGAAAAACTCTTATTCTTGAGCCTTCTTCTGGCATGCTTCTTCTCTATTGAAGAGAGTTATTGTCAGGATTTTCATGGATATGTTAGGAATGATGTTACTCAAGAATTCTGGTCAATTGTTTCAAGACTTCCTTGAAGCACTCTTTGGTGTCTTACGTCGAATCACCCTTTGTTATTCTTCCCCGTCAGGAAGAATAAACCTGTAGATTTCATGGTGAGTCTTCCTCTATCAGGGGTTCTCTGCCATGTCCCTTTCTGAACATTTCAGAAAGGGTTTTTTTTATGTTTTTTACCAATGTTCTTGGAAAACAAGCATTTTGACAGGGCAGACATCCCGTTTCGATGATTTATTTTTTTATCTTTAAATATTCGGATAAAGCCGAGCATATATTTAAAAACAAAGGAGGGGGTTTTAATGAATAACAAAGTATTTTTGTATCTGGCGTGTGTGTTTGCAGGGTTTGCGTTGTCGATACTGCCTGAAACAGGAACATTCTTAGATGATTTAGACACGTTCTTCTCAGTCGTCGGCTACATTGCCATGGCATTTTTCTCATTAGTACTTATTTATTTTGGTCTTCTCAGCTTCTTTAACAAAAACACTTCTATTTAAACCTTAAACAGGAGGTGGATCATCCGCCTCCTGTTTCTTTTTGAAAAAAATGATTGTTTTCCTGCTTTACAAACCCTAACGAATGAAAAAAATTTGCTAATCCTTCGCTGCCCTCTGGAAGTGTTACTTCCATACGATCTGCTCCTTGTGTGTTCATCCACTTTTCTATTTCCTTACAGAGCTTCGTGCCTATTCCCTCCCTGCGAAAAAACTCTTCTACAAATATTTCATTTATTCGTCCAACTGTCTGCTGCTTGTCATTAGTAACGATACAGCCTAAAACATAGCCCGCCATCTGCCCATGATGTTCAGCAAATAACAAACTTTGGTCGCGCTGTTCCGCTATTAATTGATCGGCTGCCCATTCTTTTCGAAGCCTCAATCTATTCGGTGTACGGTCCTCTTTCTTCCCGTTTCTAGAAACTGCCCGCTCGAATTCAATCGCATATCTTGTGAAATGGATTAAGTCTTTGTTCATCGGCTTTCTAACAGTTAGCATTAAATGTCACCTCCCAAAACCTCAACGATTCCTTAATACTTCTTTGGCAAAGGAACAAACGGGAACAATTTCCAATCGATGATCTTCCGCATATTGTTCTGCATAACGTACAAGTTCTGTAGCTAGTCCCTTTCCCCGTTCCTCCGGATGAACGATTGTATGAGTAATGATCATATCTTCACCACGCTCTTCAAACTTCAACTCAGCTGCCGGCTCCATAGGATCACCTACATAAAAACGCTCTTTTTCCATCTTTATTTTTTCGTTCATTCTTTTTCATCCTCCTCTTCGAACTAATATTCCTGATTTGCTGTCATTGTAGCACGTTTCACCCCTCTGGCATAAAGGAAGAAGAATACAGAAAACTTTGATAAAATAAAGACTACGAGGTGATAGAATGACAGTGAAAATTGGTATTATTCAAATGGATATTGCGTTTGGACAACCCGAAAAAAATCGTCACGCTGCAAAGAGTGCCATTGAAAAGGCAGCGGAAAAAGGTGCGGAATTTATTTTGCTTCCTGAATTATGGACGACCGGTTACGATCTCAGCCGGTTTCCTTCCATCGCAGAAACGCTTGAAGGTCCGACCCATCAATTGCTGAAAGAACTGTGCCAAGCCCATGAAATAACGATTGCTGGCTCTGTGGCAGAAAAAGATAATGGACACTTTTATAATACGTTTGTCGTTTATGATCCATCTGGGGAAAGAAAGGCTTATTATCGCAAAGTCCACCTCTTTCGTTTGATGGATGAGGAGAAATTTTTACACGCGGGAGATAAAGAAGGGCTCTTTGAACTGAATGGAACTCCTATGGCCGGCGTCATTTGCTATGATATTCGTTTTCCTGAATGGATACGTACCCATATGCTTGAAGGATCACGAGCTCTTTGTGTCGTAGCGGAATGGCCGAAGCCGAGGGTTGATCACTGGAGAAGTCTTTTAATCAGCCGTGCGATTGAAAACCAGACATTCGTGATCGCCTGCAACCGTA
This Halobacillus salinarum DNA region includes the following protein-coding sequences:
- a CDS encoding tryptophan--tRNA ligase translates to MKRIITGIKPTGTPHVGNYLGAIKPALKLAAEEEHQSMYFIADLHALNSIHNRSKLKSLTYEVAAAWLALGLDPERSLFYRQSDIKELPELHWILSSVTGKGLMNRAHAYKAQVEQNNREGRDRDDGVNMGLFNYPILMAADILLFNGSEVPVGKDNRQHLEMAKDIGESFNRLYGSTFDLPTPVFAEGSEIIPGLDGRKMSKSYGNTIPLFTEEKSLHKLVKRIVTDSLPPEAPKDREGSPLFTLFREFATPIETEQMAHAFQKGIGYGEIKEELFLVMNRVIAGPRVKYRHLLENTDEIDKCLKDGGSKVRKEAAEHMDRIRERVGL
- a CDS encoding metal-dependent hydrolase, with amino-acid sequence MMATGHQVVGFTFGIGAMTLLPQVELMPESPFQTVLYLVFVLFGALIPDIDTPSSKLGQKFWRGIMLLFTLALLGFLFAPEFFDVYRQQLKFYVLLMLPILIMVRSHRNMTHSLLFLALLAVYSGIIERVFHVPLFLLTGFIIGAVSHLFADFLTKKGIPIFFPFSKKYFRFPAAFKTGSVTEKALVSLLVLGNVWYLIVTIF
- a CDS encoding iron-sulfur cluster assembly accessory protein, producing the protein MKITDQARDLLDQLLEDEQAECLRIFFAGYGCGEPDIGLMLGAPEADDELHQVNSIPVAIDKKIVHLTKNLTIEGKQTMEGPKFQMLGLPEKDC
- a CDS encoding organic hydroperoxide resistance protein → MSDVMFTSSATAKNGRNGHVKSEDGLIDLNLVMPGEGDEKGSNPEQLFAATYASCFDGALNLVAGKKKKDIDSTTTAEVSFLKDPADNGFKIGVVLNVEINGVSQEEAEELTNDAHQVCPYSKATRGNIDVELKPKAV
- a CDS encoding YkvA family protein, with the translated sequence MIRLWKRIKFVFQIKKSIPFFIQFFRSEKVSRQKKWFSILLMGGYLLFPWDVIPDFLFALGLIDDLTVFTFVLQLLVKLAPESLKEEYRLDE
- a CDS encoding NADPH-dependent FMN reductase; protein product: MEILLLNGTIVGKKTRTLLEEIEKDILELPQKHDTKLVNLEDYDMQFVDGRPIDQYNDDMQTLIKEMETADAYVIATPIFQGSIPGTLKNLFDAVSPLAMRYKPVSIVANGGTLQHHLVIENQLKPILNYFRCMVTPNYVYTHTNHFSTQGELIDEDVRSRLKEMTKVFNQYLNMSKSLESDK
- a CDS encoding GNAT family N-acetyltransferase, producing the protein MLTVRKPMNKDLIHFTRYAIEFERAVSRNGKKEDRTPNRLRLRKEWAADQLIAEQRDQSLLFAEHHGQMAGYVLGCIVTNDKQQTVGRINEIFVEEFFRREGIGTKLCKEIEKWMNTQGADRMEVTLPEGSEGLANFFHSLGFVKQENNHFFQKETGGG
- a CDS encoding GNAT family N-acetyltransferase; this translates as MNEKIKMEKERFYVGDPMEPAAELKFEERGEDMIITHTIVHPEERGKGLATELVRYAEQYAEDHRLEIVPVCSFAKEVLRNR
- a CDS encoding carbon-nitrogen family hydrolase; this translates as MTVKIGIIQMDIAFGQPEKNRHAAKSAIEKAAEKGAEFILLPELWTTGYDLSRFPSIAETLEGPTHQLLKELCQAHEITIAGSVAEKDNGHFYNTFVVYDPSGERKAYYRKVHLFRLMDEEKFLHAGDKEGLFELNGTPMAGVICYDIRFPEWIRTHMLEGSRALCVVAEWPKPRVDHWRSLLISRAIENQTFVIACNRIGSDPNNTFGGHSIIIDPWGNIVAEGSEEEEILTGDIDFSAVEAIREQIPIFRDRRPDLYK